Proteins from a genomic interval of Hornefia porci:
- a CDS encoding sigma-70 family RNA polymerase sigma factor: protein MIEEEKYRDYKADHERRIAKAFSELSVSQRDLLKALYEDGMSKQEYADAIGVSPSAISHRLETIRKKLKKVLR, encoded by the coding sequence ATGATCGAAGAAGAAAAGTACAGGGATTACAAAGCGGACCATGAAAGAAGAATCGCAAAAGCGTTTTCCGAACTCAGCGTAAGCCAGCGGGACCTGTTGAAGGCTCTCTATGAGGATGGAATGTCAAAACAGGAATATGCAGATGCAATCGGCGTGTCTCCATCAGCCATTTCACACCGGCTTGAAACCATCAGAAAAAAATTAAAAAAAGTTTTGAGATGA
- a CDS encoding nucleotidyl transferase AbiEii/AbiGii toxin family protein, producing MCWSGCWNEFLISLSKYKKNFILKGSFLISAIVGLDTRTTMDLDTTIKGFTLTHEAIHSIFQEICAIEIEDDVQFEIAGVSDIREGDDYPGIRIALKANYPPISVPLTVDVTTGDMITPREVEYTFSLLFDNRSISILAYNLETVLAEKIETVLSRNIANTRPRDYYDVHILYALRGAECDKTTLRHALERTTQKRGSGRIMEQYPEIMKEIRGSNQLRKLWNKYTREYEYAKDISFEDTCNTIETIMDAIMQ from the coding sequence ATATGCTGGAGCGGCTGCTGGAACGAATTTCTAATTTCTCTGTCAAAGTATAAGAAGAATTTTATTCTCAAAGGCAGTTTTCTGATTTCTGCTATTGTCGGGCTGGACACGCGGACAACAATGGATCTTGACACTACAATTAAGGGATTTACATTGACGCATGAAGCAATCCACTCTATCTTTCAGGAGATTTGTGCCATTGAGATCGAGGACGACGTACAGTTTGAGATCGCCGGAGTTTCCGATATCCGCGAGGGTGACGACTATCCTGGCATTCGCATTGCGCTGAAAGCTAATTACCCGCCGATCAGTGTACCGCTTACGGTGGATGTTACCACGGGCGATATGATAACCCCCCGTGAAGTAGAATACACATTCTCCCTGCTGTTCGATAACCGCAGTATCAGTATTCTTGCCTACAACCTTGAAACGGTGCTTGCAGAGAAAATTGAAACGGTGCTATCCCGCAACATTGCCAATACCCGCCCAAGAGATTATTACGATGTACATATTTTATATGCGCTGCGGGGTGCGGAATGTGACAAAACTACGTTGCGCCATGCGCTGGAACGGACAACACAGAAACGGGGCAGTGGTAGGATTATGGAGCAGTACCCGGAGATTATGAAAGAAATCCGCGGGAGCAATCAACTCCGCAAGCTATGGAACAAATACACCCGGGAATATGAATATGCCAAGGACATTTCCTTTGAAGATACCTGCAATACCATAGAAACCATTATGGACGCAATCATGCAGTAA